From one Populus alba chromosome 17, ASM523922v2, whole genome shotgun sequence genomic stretch:
- the LOC140954903 gene encoding uncharacterized protein, with protein MPRNRRTTVRVDDDQDDVPIMQLITARQRRRRGAPVPQHVDEVPPPVEEEPQEIEEEDMVDETGVGVADPEPVTDVQQLSQVVQTWIEFTMERDRMRDRDVPSTSHTVQGVNVPLDAFMKLAPPIFTGIDSSEDPQRFLDDIWRRCKALGCTDHRAVSLASFRLEGDVAISWFESRERARPVETQWTWKEFSSMFLDRFLPQSIRDARLYEFERLSQGSMTVDEYDLKFTQLSRYAEHLLPTEEWRVKRFIRGLKSSMYMVLAPQVFPSYSSAVDSARLLEAREIEDMTAGQSKRPRDEGQSFRQQGVSASPFRGRSGRQGSWVQRRFRQRPSVSGSGSQSGSSGTQSLVQIAPRSSFVSPGDSFSCQHCGGGHNSAECYRRTGACFSCGQIGHKIRECPRRQLSTSGLSASVQHPIQTPSTSQSVAHGGRGFGGRGQRGRGAGDRGQIQQGQGHARVFALTQQDAQASNTVVSGILPVCSFEAKVLFDTGATHSFVSPYFAMRLDKQPTLLKSPISVSTPLDELILVKYVYLDCEI; from the coding sequence atgcCGAGGAATAGACGAACAACTGTTAGGGTAGATGATGATCAAGATGATGTCCCTATTATGCAGTTGATAACTGCAAGGCAGAGAAGGAGGCGTGGTGCACCCGTGCCTCAACATGTTGATGAGGTACCTCCACCAGTGGAGGAAGAGCCTCAGGAAATAGAAGAGGAAGATATGGTTGATGAAACAGGTGTGGGGGTAGCTGACCCTGAGCCTGTTACAGATGTTCAACAACTTAGCCAGGTTGTGCAGACTTGGATAGAGTTTACTATGGAGAGAGACAGAATGAGGGATAGAGATGTACCCTCGACATCCCACACTGTTCAGGGAGTTAATGTGCCATTGGATGCCTTTATGAAGTTGGCACCTCCTATTTTTACTGGGATAGACAGTTCAGAGGATCCTCAGAGGTTCCTAGATGACATTTGGCGACGATGTAAAGCTTTGGGATGTACAGACCACCGAGCTGTGAGTTTGGCATCGTTCAGGTTGGAAGGAGATGTGGCAATCTCTTGGTTTGAGTCTAGGGAAAGAGCAAGACCAGTAGAGACTCAGTGGACATGGAAGGAGTTTAGCTCCATGTTCTTGGACAGGTTTCTCCCTCAGAGCATCAGGGATGCTCGACTTTATGAGTTTGAGAGGCTATCTCAGGGGAGCATGACAGTGGATGAGTATGATTTGAAGTTCACTCAGCTGTCTAGGTATGCAGAACATCTTCTACCCACTGAGGAGTGGAGGGTGAAGAGATTCATTAGAGGACTCAAATCCTCTATGTATATGGTATTGGCGCCACAAGTGTTTCCATCCTACTCCTCAGCTGTTGATAGCGCCAGATTGCTAGAGGCACGTGAAATAGAGGACATGACTGCTGGCCAGTCTAAGAGGCCTAGAGATGAGGGTCAGTCTTTTAGGCAACAGGGAGTAAGTGCAAGTCCGTTTAGGGGACGAAGTGGCCGTCAGGGCTCATGGGTTCAGAGGAGGTTTAGACAGAGACCATCAGTTAGTGGCTCAGGCAGTCAGAGTGGCAGTAGTGGTACCCAGAGTTTAGTTCAGATTGCACCTCgtagttcatttgtttcacccGGGGATAGTTTTTCATGTCAGCACTGTGGAGGAGGTCATAACAGTGCAGAGTGCTACAGAAGAACTGGGGCTTGTTTTAGCTGTGGCCAGATAGGTCATAAGATTAGAGAGTGCCCGAGGAGACAGTTGTCCACTTCAGGGTTATCTGCTTCAGTCCAACATCCTATTCAGACACCATCGACGAGCCAGTCTGTGGCTCATGGGGGTAGAGGTTTTGGTGGCCGTGGTCAAAGAGGTCGGGGTGCAGGTGATAGAGGTCAGATACAGCAGGGTCAGGGGCATGCTAGAGTTTTTGCCTTGACTCAGCAGGATGCTCAGGCATCCAACACAGTTGTTTCAGGTATTCTTCCTGTTTGCTCTTTTGaagcaaaagttttgtttgatacGGGTGCAACTCATTCGTTTGTGTCCCCATATTTTGccatgaggttagataaacaaccaaccttgttaaaatcccccatttcagtctccactcccttagatgagttaatattagtaaagtatgtgtatctggattgtgaaatatag
- the LOC118048672 gene encoding uncharacterized protein: MKNFSYLSFPPSTSRAKPSPPLPAIRGKHKPVSDKADSRKNPDYAQCRIEKELKRGLKDPTINCSYGPAGDNIFQWEGAIIGPSDTPFEDGVFFLSIVFTAEYPFVPPRIKFKTKVFHPNISQDGTICVDILGPQWTPALTIENLLLSICSLLPDPNPEDPTSPVCKLYRTNREAYNKKARKWTKMYAID; encoded by the exons ATGAAGAATTTTTCGTACCTGTCTTTTCCCCCCTCTACTTCGAGAGCCAAACCATCACCTCCACTCCCTGCAATTCGAGGGAAACACAAACCTGTATCAGATAAAGCTGACAGCAGGAAAAATCCTGACTATGCACAGTGCAGGATTGAAAAGGAGCTAAAACGTGGATTAAAGGATCCTACCATCAATTGCTCGTATGGACCTGCTGGAGACAACATATTCCAATGGGAAGGAGCCATTATAGGGCCTTCTGATACACCATTCGAAGATGGTGTCTTCTTTCTTTCGATCGTCTTTACTGCAGAATACCCTTTTGTCCCTCCCAGGATCAAGTTCAAAACTAAG GTATTTCATCCAAACATCAGTCAAGATGGAACTATATGTGTGGACATTCTCGGACCCCAATGGACCCCTGCACTGACAATTGAGAATCTGTTGCTCTCCATTTGCTCATTGCTTCCAGACCCAAATCCTGAAGATCCAACAAGTCCTGTTTGCAAACTTTACAGGACAAACAGAGAGGCTTACaacaagaaagcaagaaaatggACTAAGATGTATGCTATTGACTGA